The following coding sequences are from one Rutidosis leptorrhynchoides isolate AG116_Rl617_1_P2 chromosome 11, CSIRO_AGI_Rlap_v1, whole genome shotgun sequence window:
- the LOC139876700 gene encoding uncharacterized protein, whose product MTDTQPPPDQPSTPSQPPNIYIHPRREPFEHGLIPLQKLIFTDGSQTLTSIRDKLLQLHPPNNRINSVILSETLTISLEHARLVIDIISSVHHSDSDQLVNAKADEVDSVGVNVYDLLIFLYIQSYKRLLPKGHKDSAAVADVWPSTSAFDGFLSALTPLQLVRSNSRRSMPSQANEEAHQLSYLQKHLGNIISLLADPLEGEGEDSLVLSMEKFEHLGFLIYFGEKGLKKTPLSQNAPFFANSDPDMPAAPVPASQVHDWLLQNISDALDRISEKVAAKENGQTSPSSDQDVLMTDASPSFKASNSAKGPSYIEGISKQSYVKQASELQGSFVKVINCHESVIYVLAPLKYATIYGCSDATIVLGAVGKAVRIEHCERVHVILAAKRICIANCRECIFFLGVNQQPLIVGDNHKLQVAPYNTFYPQLEEHMKEVGIEATPNRWGDPVALGLIDPHDSLSHPAGVSDCQAETARHLDPDQFTNFLIPNWLEGQESGSTKDNPFPLPDIYMSCQRRNENNLVEIKQMLREAPLEDIRKKELSSALHAYFKDWLYASGNIRQLYCLQGE is encoded by the exons ATGACAGACACACAGCCACCACCGGATCAACCATCAACACCGTCACAACCACCAAACATATACATACACCCTCGCCGTGAACCATTCGAACACGGCCTAATTCCCTTGCAGAAACTCATTTTCACTGACGGTTCACAAACCCTAACTTCAATTCGTGACAAATTACTTCAATTACATCCACCAAATAACCGAATTAACTCTGTTATCCTTTCTGAAACCCTAACGATCTCACTGGAACACGCGCGCCTTGTGATTGATATAATTTCGTCTGTTCATCATTCAGATTCCGATCAGCTTGTTAATGCGAAAGCTGATGAGGTTGATTCCGTAGGTGTAAATGTATATGATCTgcttatatttttgtatatacagTCGTATAAACGGTTGCTTCCTAAAGGTCACAAGGATTCTGCTGCTGTGGCAGATGTTTGGCCTTCTACTTCTGCTTTTGATGGATTCTTATCTGCCCTTACACCTTTACAG CTTGTGCGCAGCAATAGCCGGAGGTCTATGCCATCACAAGCCAATGAAGAGGCCCATCAGTTATCATACTTACAAAAACACTTGGGAAACATAATCTCTCTTTTGGCTGACCCTCTTGAAGGTGAAGGCGAAGATTCACTG GTTTTGAGTATGGAGAAGTTTGAGCATCTTGGGTTTTTAATATACTTTGGTGAAAAGGGATTAAAGAAAACTCCATTGAGCCAAAATGCACCTTTTTTTGCAAATTCAGATCCTGATATGCCGGCTGCTCCTGTCCCTGcatctcaggttcatgattggttATTACAAAATATTTCTGATGCATTGGATCGAATATCAGAAAAAGTTGCTGCAAAAGAGAATGGTCAAACTAGTCCATCTTCTGATCAAGATGTATTAATGACTGATGCATCTCCTAGCTTTAAGGCATCCAATAGTGCCAAGGGGCCCAGTTATATAGAGGGGATTTCAAAACAATCATATGTAAAGCAAGCAAGTGAACTTCAAGGATCATTTGTAAAG GTTATAAATTGCCATGAATCTGTGATCTATGTATTAGCTCCATTGAAATACGCCACCATATATGGATGCTCTGATGCTACGATAGTGCTAGGTGCTGTTGGAAAG GCTGTAAGAATTGAACACTGTGAGAGGGTTCATGTGATTTTGGCAGCAAAGCGAATTTGCATCGCTAATTGTCGTGAATGTATATTCTTTTTGGGGGTAAACCAACAACCCCTTATTGTTGGTGATAACCATAAGCTGCAG GTGGCACCGTATAATACATTTTACCCGCAATTAGAGGAACACATGAAAGAAGTGGGAATCGAGGCTACTCCCAACAGATGGGGTGACCCGGTTGCATTGGGTCTAATCGACCCGCATGATTCGCTTTCTCATCCTGCTGGTGTATCTGATTGCCAAGCTGAAACAGCTAGGCACTTAGACCCTGATCAATTTACAAACTTTTTG ATACCTAACTGGTTAGAAGGTCAAGAATCTGGATCTACCAAAGATAACCCGTTTCCACTCCCTGATATCTATATGTCATGTCAACGGCGAAAT GAAAATAATCTAGTTGAGATTAAGCAGATGCTTAGAGAAGCACCGCTGGAAGATATTAGGAAAAAAGAATTGTCGAGTGCACTTCATGCCTACTTTAAAGACTGGTTATATG CATCGGGCAACATTAGACAACTATATTGCCTACAAGGTGAGTAG
- the LOC139876984 gene encoding CDK5RAP3 protein homolog yields the protein MHNSDDVRNLPIDIAFARLGEWLVDRKRIPSDWRKRLTLVKAKISTAFQSLPKGVDPYFQTLDLEGIGYLEAKKIYDILLTSTPESRNIFGRLSGDAGVWEAIVRAFEKDHIYLGEAAQIMVQNVNYEIPYQKKLVQKAQQQLAELERKETDIKRNAVLSATKYAEACQELGLQGINVKLELLEAASSSLPGTFSKMLEVLNCDSVSQAIEFYSNFVKDAHTEKDKVPETVLLNLKDVIENPPNLEVNAAPEVLDSINTKTNPNEQNQITLDTDHVSDTIDWDITLDSSQIDWDIGNVEDDNGNGLGPYEIVDASEIPESSENDYVGSVEINRENTVSEIVWDIGVDHPEAELTRDGDSADVYTGKQDLGINVINDSQRSGQERSLLLETEYRSRILDDLFEVKAFLNQRILELTNTETLSLQHQVQSVAPFVLQQYTSDAIQSMLSDVSAAISLLTNRKTRDLIMILNSKRFLERLVNTLEEKKHHEAKLKEGLKDLAIKRMELQNSLASVWPKQEAAVAKTRELKKLCESTLSSMFDGRPVKIIGEINSILSNTGA from the exons ATGCATAATTCGGACGACGTTCGCAACCTTCCGATCGACATCGCTTTCGCACGTCTTGgcg AATGGCTTGTTGACCGGAAGCGAATACCTTCAGATTGGAGAAAACGTTTGACTTTAGTCAAAGCAAAGATTTCAACCGCTTTTCAGTCCCTTCCTAAAGGTGTTGATCCTTATTTTCAAACCCTAGACCTAGAAG GGATTGGATATTTGGAAGCTAAGAAAATATATGATATTCTTCTTACATCAACTCCAGAAAGTCGTAATATTTTTGGCCGGCTTTCAGGCGATGCC GGTGTTTGGGAGGCAATCGTGCGTGCTTTTGAGAAGGACCATATTTATCTTGGGGAGGCAGCTCAAATTATGGTCCAAAATGTGAACTATGAAAT CCCGTATCAGAAAAAGCTCGTTCAAAAGGCTCAACAACAGCTTGCTGAGTTAGAACGAAAGGAAACTGATATCAAAAGAAACGCAGTTCTTTCAGCTACTAAGTATGCAGAGGCCTGTCAGGAGCTGGGATTGCAG GGAATAAATGTGAAATTGGAACTATTAGAAGCTGCATCAAGTTCATTGCCTGGCACATTTAGCAAAATGCTAGAAGTTTTGAATTGTGATTCTGTTTCACAGGCGATCGAATTCTATTCAAATTTTGTTAAAGACGCGCACACTGAGAAAGAT AAAGTTCCAGAGACGGTTTTGTTAAATCTTAAGGACGTGATTGAAAATCCTCCAAACCTTGAAGTTAATGCAGCTCCCGAAGTACTCGATTCCATTAACACTAAAACAAACCCTAATGAACAAAATCAGATAACATTAGATACCGATCATGTATCTGATACAATTGACTGGGATATTACTTTAGATAGCTCACAGATCGATTGGGATATTGGTAATGTGGAAGATGATAATGGGAATGGATTGGGTCCATATGAAATTGTTGATGCCAGTGAGATTCCAGAAAGTTCTGAAAATGATTATGTGGGGTCCGTTGAGATTAATAGAGAAAATACGGTCTCGGAAATCGTTTGGGATATCGGTGTTGACCATCCTGAAGCTGAGTTGACTCGTGATGGTGACTCAGCAGATGTATATACAGGCAAACAAGATTTGGGGATAAATGTTATAAATGATAGTCAAAGGTCTGGTCAAGAAAGGAGCCTGCTTTTGGAAACGGAGTACAGGAGTAGGATCCTTGATGATCTGTTTGAG GTTAAAGCATTTCTGAATCAAAGAATTTTGGAACTGACAAATACAGAGACGTTGTCTTTACAACATCAAGTTCAATCAGTCGCCCCGTTCGTGTTGCAGCAATACACTTCTGATGCCATTCAATCAATGTTATCTGATGTATCTGCAGCTATTTCGTTGCTCACAAATAGGAAAACGCGAGACCTTATTATGATTCTCAACTCTAAAAG ATTTCTGGAAAGATTAGTGAATACGCTCGAAGAAAAGAAGCATCACGAGGCGAAGTTGAAAGAGGGGTTGAAAGATTTGGCTATCAAACGCATGGAGTTACAAAATTCACTAGCGTCGGTGTGGCCTAAACAA GAAGCAGCAGTTGCGAAAACAAGGGAGTTGAAGAAACTTTGTGAAAGTACACTTTCGTCCATGTTTGACGGAAGGCCTGTCAAGATTATCGGAGAAATCAATAGCATATTGAGCAACACGGGTGCCTGA
- the LOC139876945 gene encoding uncharacterized protein, with protein sequence MGRGKSKTKKSSSIAHHEDGSGEEEKLPVKRRGRPTKAQKEEYEHEKMNENEETKLEAPLEIGNKRKQPLLQTEENVDLIKDDDGVGPTKNDQELTKNVGFRHNGSRRKNKPRRAAEVGVSLCEVCSWLVLRS encoded by the coding sequence ATGGGTAGAGGTAAGAGTAAGACTAAGAAAAGTTCATCTATTGCTCATCATGAAGATGGTAGTGGCGAAGAAGAAAAGTTACCCGTTAAGCGAAGAGGAAGACCAACAAAAGCTCAAAAAGAAGAATATGAACATGAAAAGATGAATGAAAATGAAGAAACAAAACTTGAAGCTCCATTAGAGATCGGAAACAAGAGAAAGCAACCGTTATTGCAGACAGAAGAAAATGTGGATTTGATAAAAGATGACGATGGTGTGGGACCCACAAAAAACGACCAAGAGCTAACGAAAAATGTGGGATTTAGACATAATGGAAGCAGGCGGAAAAACAAGCCAAGAAGGGCAGCTGAAGTAGGGGTTAGTTTGTGTGAAGTTTGCAGCTGGTTGGTATTAAGAAGCTGA